A genome region from Skermanella rosea includes the following:
- a CDS encoding HupE/UreJ family protein — MTIPHLTVRWLLALAFAALLLPPLVSRPAAAHDVPDEIIVNSFIRPESGRLVAVTRIPLSLFEGMALPKRGPGYLDLARIEGSLDRLVQAVTQSFILYENGERLGVPIAHTRFSQPSEDAFGTFEAAWSHVTGPDLPPQSNLFWNQGYFDVALVYSAASPDSRFGVDVLLGSGLSGRLKLFVQFLPPGGEPRAYQVHGGHGWLELDPSWHRAAFTFVSLGFGHILEGIDHLLFLLCLVLPFRLEHMWRLVGVVTAFTMGHSVTLLAAATGAVPEGNWFPPLIETLIALSIVYMALENIVGTWLHGQAATALRWRWLITGTFGFIHGFGFSFVLQEDLQYTGGHFLLSLLAFNVGVELGQLLFLLIVLPVLALSLKTVPAQRAGVMILSVLVAHTAWHWMLERMAALEYVQWPEVNFAVVTLLAIATLLAAYGALWLIRRRREVARIRA, encoded by the coding sequence ATGACGATTCCACACCTGACCGTCCGATGGTTGCTCGCCCTCGCTTTTGCGGCCCTGCTCCTTCCTCCGCTCGTCAGCAGGCCTGCCGCCGCTCACGACGTTCCCGACGAGATCATTGTCAACAGTTTCATCAGACCGGAATCTGGCCGGCTCGTGGCAGTGACCCGGATTCCACTCAGCCTGTTTGAAGGCATGGCCCTGCCCAAGCGGGGCCCCGGCTACCTCGACCTTGCCCGTATCGAGGGCTCGCTCGACCGACTGGTGCAGGCCGTGACGCAGAGTTTCATTCTCTATGAGAACGGTGAGCGTCTCGGCGTTCCAATAGCGCATACGCGCTTCTCGCAACCCTCGGAGGACGCCTTCGGCACGTTTGAGGCAGCCTGGAGTCACGTGACAGGACCGGACCTGCCGCCACAGAGCAACCTGTTCTGGAACCAGGGTTACTTCGACGTGGCACTGGTTTATTCTGCCGCCTCGCCCGATTCCCGCTTCGGAGTGGATGTTCTCCTGGGATCCGGCCTGTCGGGACGCCTGAAGCTGTTCGTGCAGTTTCTCCCTCCCGGCGGCGAGCCTCGCGCCTACCAAGTCCATGGTGGCCACGGCTGGCTCGAACTCGATCCGAGCTGGCACCGTGCCGCGTTCACTTTCGTCAGCTTGGGCTTCGGCCATATTCTGGAAGGTATCGATCACCTGCTGTTCCTTCTGTGCCTGGTCTTACCCTTCAGGCTGGAACACATGTGGCGGCTGGTGGGCGTAGTCACCGCTTTCACTATGGGGCACTCCGTTACATTGCTGGCCGCCGCCACCGGCGCCGTGCCGGAGGGAAACTGGTTTCCGCCGCTGATCGAGACATTGATCGCCCTGTCGATCGTCTACATGGCGCTGGAAAACATTGTGGGCACCTGGCTCCATGGCCAGGCGGCAACCGCGCTGCGCTGGAGATGGCTGATCACCGGCACCTTCGGCTTCATCCACGGGTTCGGGTTCTCGTTCGTGTTACAGGAAGACCTGCAGTACACGGGCGGGCATTTTCTGCTGTCCCTGCTGGCTTTCAACGTCGGTGTGGAACTGGGTCAGCTTCTGTTCCTACTGATCGTGTTGCCCGTCCTGGCGCTGTCGCTGAAGACCGTCCCTGCGCAGCGTGCCGGCGTCATGATCCTCTCGGTTCTCGTTGCGCACACCGCGTGGCACTGGATGCTCGAGCGGATGGCGGCCCTTGAATACGTCCAGTGGCCCGAGGTCAATTTCGCCGTTGTCACTTTGCTGGCCATCGCAACGCTACTCGCGGCATACGGCGCGCTGTGGCTGATCAGGCGCCGGCGGGAAGTCGCCCGCATCAGGGCCTGA
- a CDS encoding NHL repeat-containing protein: MRNLWRTVIGATAAIVAAAIAFAPDTAAAQDDDAAASLAHNGGFPNLRDIGDFLDRLRDRTEPEDGAARRGPRFIVDPGWPRELPNKWLVGQVGGIAVDRHDNIWIVQRARTLTSDEAGATDAYEDATNEEGEPINALGHPRPFGPIADCCLPAPAVMKFNKDGDLLQAWGGPADPGFIGGKCREEDGCVWPAGEHGIYVDHNDNVYIAGNGSGEGEFPWAATHGEDSHVLKFSADGTFLLRVGDPGFGGPANSNDTDGASNGTPQLYNPADMEVDARTNELYIADGYGNHRIVVVDAETGKYKRHWGAYGQNPVDDAASDAAGPYANDRGDEIIPYFRNPVHCVRIAHDGLVYVCDRANNRLQVFRKNQVGEECNNPNGTEGTCGFVTEKFIRAETLGSGSVWDLDTSSDRDESCLHNADGTNMHVDTLNRRSLEILSTFGRHGRNAGDFHWVHNVATDSEGILYTAEVDTGKRIQKFVRYGARGCRSR, translated from the coding sequence ATGAGAAATTTATGGCGCACCGTCATCGGTGCGACCGCCGCTATCGTCGCGGCGGCAATTGCCTTTGCGCCGGACACGGCTGCGGCGCAAGATGACGACGCGGCCGCTAGCCTCGCACACAACGGCGGTTTCCCGAACCTCCGCGACATCGGAGACTTTCTCGACCGACTGCGCGACCGAACCGAGCCGGAGGACGGCGCGGCCAGGCGCGGGCCCAGGTTCATCGTGGATCCCGGCTGGCCGCGGGAACTGCCGAACAAGTGGCTCGTGGGACAGGTTGGCGGCATCGCGGTAGATCGCCACGACAACATCTGGATCGTTCAGCGCGCCCGAACCCTGACGAGCGATGAGGCTGGGGCGACGGACGCTTATGAGGACGCAACCAACGAGGAAGGGGAGCCGATCAATGCGCTAGGACATCCTCGACCCTTTGGACCCATTGCCGATTGCTGCCTTCCGGCGCCGGCGGTGATGAAGTTCAACAAGGACGGGGATCTGCTCCAGGCCTGGGGTGGACCAGCTGACCCAGGCTTTATCGGCGGCAAGTGCAGGGAGGAGGACGGCTGCGTCTGGCCGGCCGGCGAGCACGGCATCTATGTCGACCATAACGATAACGTCTACATCGCCGGTAACGGCAGCGGCGAAGGTGAGTTCCCCTGGGCGGCGACGCACGGGGAGGACAGCCATGTCCTGAAGTTCTCGGCCGACGGCACCTTCCTGTTGCGGGTTGGCGATCCGGGCTTCGGCGGACCGGCTAACAGCAACGACACCGACGGTGCCTCCAACGGCACGCCTCAGCTCTATAACCCGGCCGATATGGAAGTTGATGCGCGGACAAACGAGCTTTACATCGCTGATGGGTACGGCAACCACCGGATCGTGGTGGTCGACGCGGAGACCGGCAAGTACAAGCGTCACTGGGGCGCCTATGGCCAGAACCCGGTGGACGACGCGGCTTCCGACGCAGCGGGACCTTACGCGAACGATCGGGGTGACGAGATAATCCCGTACTTCCGGAACCCGGTCCACTGCGTCCGCATCGCGCACGACGGCCTGGTTTATGTCTGCGACCGGGCGAACAACCGCCTGCAAGTGTTCCGCAAGAATCAGGTGGGCGAGGAGTGCAACAACCCGAACGGAACCGAGGGCACCTGCGGCTTCGTGACCGAGAAGTTCATCCGCGCCGAGACACTGGGCAGTGGGTCGGTGTGGGATCTTGACACTTCTTCGGATCGCGATGAGAGCTGCCTGCACAATGCCGACGGTACCAACATGCACGTCGACACGCTGAACCGCAGAAGCCTGGAGATCCTGTCCACTTTCGGACGGCACGGCCGCAATGCCGGTGACTTCCACTGGGTGCACAACGTAGCCACAGACAGTGAAGGCATTCTCTACACCGCCGAGGTGGATACCGGAAAGCGTATCCAGAAGTTCGTGCGGTACGGCGCGCGCGGCTGCCGCTCCCGGTAA
- the gspD gene encoding type II secretion system secretin GspD, translating to MAVTGADEVSFNFVNTDIREAVDSILGDTLGLTYVLDPNVQGTITARTGRPVPRASIMPTLETLLALAGAAITRTDGIYRVEPMERAVARITPGLVAVTDAQASRGYGLHIIPVRYAAVEALRETLAPFVTAGRSLVADPVRNLLVFAGPGGEAADLVDLVETFDIDWMAGMSFGIFPLRRANPEDVAGELTQIFSQPDGPTGTTAQEGAPAPQPGSAGAGGVRFLPIQRLSAVLAIARTPGQLSEARQWIEILDLGDDAQDRRIFIYFVQNGRAAELGSVVAPLFGSELTTAVPQTGGFPSVSPGFQSRDLGSFPAGGGRSRQGSGGEGVSIDGSDGSQLRNDRGTSGLAGNGQGGPTGMVQSPQPFPGTAARSGPGGAPAGDPEIRIIADEVNNALVILASEADFRMIEAALQRLDIVPMQVLIEATIAEVSLTDQLRYGLQWFFSAGNGSFSFNETGEVFNPQLFANPGQGGPAFPGFNFLYSSTDARVVLNALSEVTDVNVLSAPQLLVLDNRTARLSVGDQVPIPLRSSVSVVDPDAPIVNDIEYRDTGVILRITPRVNAGGLVSLDIAQEVSDVATNNSSNIDAPVIQQRTIQSSVAVQDGESVALAGLIRDSLGDGVTGIPVLSDIPVLGNLFKTTTTQRRRTELLVLLTPRVIGNRAQARAVTDELRRRLNGAGRMIPGTGYAPPPNTGRQ from the coding sequence GTGGCGGTCACCGGCGCCGACGAAGTCAGCTTCAACTTCGTCAACACGGATATCCGTGAAGCGGTCGACAGCATCCTCGGCGACACCCTTGGCCTCACTTATGTCCTGGACCCGAATGTCCAGGGAACGATCACGGCGCGAACCGGACGCCCCGTGCCGCGGGCGAGCATCATGCCGACCCTCGAAACCCTCCTGGCGTTGGCGGGGGCTGCGATTACCCGGACGGACGGCATCTACCGGGTCGAGCCGATGGAACGGGCAGTTGCCCGCATCACCCCGGGCCTGGTCGCCGTCACCGATGCCCAAGCGAGCCGCGGCTACGGTCTCCACATCATTCCGGTCCGCTATGCTGCCGTGGAGGCGCTGCGGGAAACCCTGGCGCCTTTCGTCACGGCAGGCCGGTCGCTGGTGGCCGATCCCGTGCGGAACCTGCTGGTGTTCGCCGGTCCCGGAGGCGAGGCGGCGGATCTCGTCGACCTCGTCGAAACCTTCGATATCGACTGGATGGCCGGAATGTCCTTCGGCATTTTCCCCCTGAGACGCGCCAACCCCGAGGACGTTGCCGGCGAGCTTACCCAGATCTTCAGCCAGCCCGATGGTCCGACCGGAACCACCGCCCAGGAGGGCGCGCCGGCACCGCAGCCCGGTTCCGCCGGCGCCGGTGGAGTTCGCTTCCTGCCGATCCAGCGCCTGAGTGCCGTCCTGGCGATAGCCAGGACCCCGGGGCAGCTGAGCGAGGCCCGGCAGTGGATCGAGATCCTCGATCTGGGTGACGACGCTCAGGACCGTCGGATCTTCATCTATTTCGTGCAGAACGGACGGGCGGCGGAGCTCGGGTCCGTCGTGGCACCGCTGTTCGGCAGCGAACTCACGACGGCAGTGCCGCAGACGGGCGGGTTTCCCTCCGTATCGCCCGGGTTTCAGTCGCGGGACCTGGGCTCCTTCCCGGCGGGTGGCGGGAGAAGCCGCCAGGGGTCGGGTGGAGAGGGGGTCTCGATCGACGGTTCCGACGGATCGCAACTGCGGAACGACCGGGGGACTTCCGGCTTAGCCGGAAACGGTCAGGGTGGACCGACGGGCATGGTCCAGTCCCCGCAACCCTTTCCAGGCACGGCAGCCCGCAGCGGACCCGGAGGAGCGCCGGCCGGCGACCCGGAGATCCGCATCATCGCCGACGAGGTGAACAATGCCCTGGTGATCCTCGCCAGCGAGGCCGATTTTCGGATGATCGAGGCAGCGCTGCAGCGCCTGGACATCGTGCCGATGCAGGTTCTGATCGAGGCGACGATCGCGGAAGTGAGCCTGACCGACCAGCTGCGCTATGGGCTGCAATGGTTCTTCTCGGCGGGGAACGGAAGCTTCTCGTTCAACGAGACCGGCGAGGTCTTCAATCCGCAGCTGTTCGCCAATCCCGGCCAGGGCGGTCCGGCGTTTCCCGGCTTCAACTTCCTCTACAGCAGCACCGACGCGAGGGTCGTGCTGAACGCCCTCAGCGAGGTCACCGACGTCAACGTTCTGTCGGCACCCCAGCTGCTCGTCCTGGACAACAGGACGGCGCGCCTGAGCGTCGGCGATCAGGTACCGATCCCGCTGCGCTCCTCAGTCTCCGTGGTCGACCCGGATGCCCCGATCGTCAATGACATCGAGTACCGGGACACCGGGGTCATCCTGCGGATCACGCCCCGGGTGAATGCCGGCGGGCTGGTCAGCCTGGACATTGCCCAGGAAGTCAGCGACGTCGCGACGAACAACTCCTCAAATATCGATGCGCCGGTCATACAGCAGCGCACCATCCAGAGCTCCGTGGCCGTCCAGGATGGCGAGAGCGTGGCGCTCGCCGGCCTGATCCGGGATAGCTTGGGCGATGGCGTAACGGGAATTCCTGTCCTCTCGGACATCCCGGTTCTCGGCAATCTCTTCAAGACGACAACCACGCAACGTCGGCGCACCGAGCTTCTGGTCCTGCTGACCCCCCGGGTGATCGGCAACCGCGCTCAGGCCCGTGCGGTGACGGACGAGCTGCGCCGCAGGCTGAACGGCGCCGGCCGGATGATTCCAGGTACCGGCTACGCGCCTCCTCCGAATACTGGGCGGCAATGA
- the gspM gene encoding type II secretion system protein GspM — protein MPTAKCRTAGPPASSASVSQPVSRQSGKVSPSERGRTDMNLRFDRIIGRVAAISLVGAIVGTVYVTAVAMPLARQERNAEQIANLQAMLARYRGMAVEVPRIRAAVENFDREPEGTGSYLEGSTDALAAAWLVEQVKRGVQENGGRVNAAQNLPTATVEDLQKVSVRIQFTGGIETLQRVLHAVESGRPMLFIEGMEIRETARSQAGQELDNDPVLAIRLDVAGYLRGRAGK, from the coding sequence ATGCCGACGGCGAAGTGCCGGACGGCAGGGCCGCCAGCGTCGAGCGCTTCAGTATCTCAGCCCGTTTCTCGGCAATCGGGGAAAGTCTCTCCGAGCGAACGCGGGAGAACTGACATGAACCTCCGGTTCGATAGGATCATCGGCCGGGTCGCGGCAATCAGCTTGGTGGGAGCGATCGTTGGTACAGTGTACGTCACGGCGGTTGCCATGCCGCTCGCCCGCCAAGAGCGCAATGCCGAGCAGATCGCGAACCTTCAGGCCATGCTGGCGCGCTACCGAGGAATGGCGGTCGAGGTGCCGCGTATCAGAGCCGCCGTCGAGAACTTCGACCGGGAGCCCGAGGGCACAGGATCCTACCTGGAAGGCTCGACCGATGCCTTGGCTGCCGCCTGGCTGGTCGAGCAGGTGAAGCGCGGTGTTCAGGAGAACGGCGGACGGGTCAACGCCGCGCAGAACCTGCCGACGGCGACCGTTGAGGATCTCCAGAAGGTTTCGGTCAGGATTCAGTTCACGGGGGGAATTGAAACGCTCCAACGTGTCCTTCACGCGGTGGAGAGTGGGCGGCCGATGCTGTTCATCGAGGGAATGGAGATCCGGGAAACCGCCCGGAGCCAGGCTGGCCAGGAGCTCGACAATGATCCCGTTCTCGCGATCCGGCTCGATGTCGCCGGGTACCTGAGGGGGAGGGCAGGAAAATGA
- a CDS encoding PilN domain-containing protein, whose protein sequence is MGPWNGRIGSGIWNFLRWWGGELAALVPRRLSRALSRRSRCFEVVVEPECLRVFANRAGRRRFLGSVDRPRPVPGARIDHAPISVSEQIRDLVRNRSGSRCETALIVPAGTALRRTVTLPAAAAENLREVLSFEMDRLTPFRAEDVYYDYRIVSGRRAGGVTTGRPLLVDLVVVCRPDVDWALDLIRGAGLKPEWLEVAGWGGEAYTDLLPRTGGEANRRRYRMAAVLAAIALALVAARTSLPLYQQERHLAELDAAVTSARVRALEADRLRADLDAAIHKERYLADLKRRSPASIDILSEVTRLLPDDTWLASLDMRAGSLSLSGFSAKASALIALLEESDLLEDVQFRSQVSFERAGGVRGAWQDADGEVPDGRAASVERFSISARFSAIGESLSERTREN, encoded by the coding sequence ATGGGACCCTGGAACGGCCGTATCGGATCGGGTATCTGGAATTTCCTGCGCTGGTGGGGTGGGGAACTGGCCGCGCTTGTTCCCCGGCGCCTGAGCCGCGCCCTGTCGCGCCGCTCCCGCTGCTTCGAAGTGGTGGTGGAGCCGGAGTGCCTTCGAGTCTTCGCGAACCGGGCCGGACGCCGCCGGTTTCTCGGATCGGTCGATAGGCCCCGGCCGGTCCCGGGCGCCCGGATCGACCATGCCCCAATATCCGTGTCTGAGCAGATACGCGACTTGGTAAGGAACCGATCCGGCAGCCGGTGCGAGACGGCCCTGATCGTTCCTGCGGGCACGGCGCTGCGACGCACGGTGACCTTGCCTGCAGCGGCGGCCGAGAACCTGAGGGAGGTCCTGTCCTTCGAGATGGACCGGCTCACGCCGTTCAGGGCCGAGGATGTTTATTATGACTACCGGATCGTTTCCGGGCGACGCGCCGGCGGCGTGACGACCGGCCGGCCATTGCTGGTCGACCTCGTCGTCGTCTGCCGGCCGGACGTCGACTGGGCACTCGACCTGATCCGAGGCGCAGGCTTGAAGCCGGAGTGGCTCGAAGTGGCCGGGTGGGGCGGCGAGGCGTATACCGATCTGCTCCCCCGCACCGGCGGAGAGGCCAACCGGCGGCGGTACCGAATGGCCGCTGTCCTGGCGGCGATCGCTCTGGCACTGGTGGCGGCACGCACTTCCCTGCCGCTGTACCAGCAGGAACGGCATCTCGCCGAACTCGACGCGGCGGTGACGTCGGCACGCGTCCGGGCTCTGGAGGCGGACAGGCTTCGGGCCGATCTCGATGCGGCGATCCACAAGGAACGGTACCTTGCGGATCTGAAGCGCCGGAGCCCCGCGAGCATCGACATCCTGTCCGAGGTCACCCGGCTGCTGCCCGATGATACTTGGCTCGCCAGCCTTGACATGCGCGCCGGCTCCCTGTCCCTGTCGGGTTTCTCGGCCAAGGCCTCGGCCCTGATCGCCCTTCTGGAGGAGTCCGACCTGCTGGAGGATGTCCAATTCCGCTCGCAGGTCTCGTTCGAGCGGGCCGGGGGCGTGCGGGGCGCTTGGCAGGATGCCGACGGCGAAGTGCCGGACGGCAGGGCCGCCAGCGTCGAGCGCTTCAGTATCTCAGCCCGTTTCTCGGCAATCGGGGAAAGTCTCTCCGAGCGAACGCGGGAGAACTGA
- a CDS encoding prepilin-type N-terminal cleavage/methylation domain-containing protein, producing the protein MRNVRPVTSRNRGAAGFTLVEMLVTLALMGLVAVVTFGGLRFGARAWETGSGRSADAGEIEAVQTFLRRQMSRMLLPEDRSARASGAVLLGEARGFQFLSILPPELGVGGIGFFRIYLDTGADNGRLALDWALYRPDGLVVPPDAAERSRALLRGVRNIRIGYYGAVRDGEDPAWRDAWLAHDRLPSLVKLELAFAEGDRRIWPTLSVAPRLASSP; encoded by the coding sequence ATGAGGAATGTCCGGCCAGTCACCAGCCGAAATCGCGGAGCCGCCGGCTTCACTCTGGTCGAGATGCTGGTGACCCTCGCCCTGATGGGATTGGTGGCGGTGGTCACGTTCGGGGGACTCCGGTTTGGAGCCCGGGCCTGGGAAACTGGATCCGGCCGATCGGCGGACGCTGGAGAGATCGAGGCGGTACAGACCTTCCTGCGTCGGCAGATGAGCCGGATGCTCCTTCCCGAAGACCGGTCCGCGCGGGCAAGCGGAGCGGTCCTGCTGGGCGAGGCAAGGGGATTTCAGTTCCTCAGCATCCTCCCGCCCGAACTGGGTGTCGGCGGAATTGGCTTCTTTCGGATCTATCTGGATACCGGGGCGGACAACGGGCGCCTGGCCCTGGATTGGGCGCTTTACCGTCCGGACGGGCTGGTCGTGCCGCCCGACGCAGCCGAGCGGAGCCGCGCCCTGCTCCGGGGGGTGAGGAACATCAGGATAGGATATTACGGCGCGGTGCGCGACGGGGAGGATCCGGCCTGGCGTGATGCATGGCTGGCCCACGACCGGCTCCCCAGCTTGGTCAAGCTAGAGCTTGCCTTCGCCGAGGGTGACCGCAGGATCTGGCCGACGCTATCAGTGGCGCCCAGGCTCGCTTCCTCCCCATAG
- a CDS encoding type IV pilus modification PilV family protein produces the protein MFGLSSSARFLGASGRRGAPRGAAPGFTLIETLVAFIILSMALLAALQAFSTSLRGISAAEGTGAAVLHARSKMDEVGITIPLVPGETGGAFADGFRWKAGIEPYPDAYPGEAGTLAVEPYQVSVTVTWGRAQAITLQTVKLGPAR, from the coding sequence ATGTTCGGATTGTCGAGTAGCGCGCGCTTTCTGGGAGCTTCCGGCCGGCGGGGAGCGCCGCGGGGGGCCGCACCGGGCTTCACCCTGATCGAGACCCTGGTTGCCTTCATCATCCTGAGCATGGCGCTGCTGGCCGCCCTGCAGGCATTCTCGACCAGCCTGCGGGGCATCTCGGCAGCGGAAGGCACGGGTGCCGCTGTCCTGCATGCCCGCAGCAAGATGGATGAGGTCGGCATCACGATCCCCCTGGTTCCGGGAGAGACGGGGGGAGCATTCGCAGACGGCTTTCGCTGGAAAGCTGGTATCGAGCCGTACCCCGACGCGTATCCGGGCGAAGCCGGGACTCTCGCTGTCGAGCCATATCAAGTCAGCGTGACGGTGACCTGGGGCCGGGCACAGGCGATCACGCTTCAGACGGTGAAGCTGGGACCCGCCCGATGA
- a CDS encoding GspH/FimT family pseudopilin, which translates to MSRSEASHGPIANGFTLLEMLVVLAIMALVAALALPDLGRLAPSLRQRAAAGELAAALRDARGQAIRSNDETTLTLDVGSGTYTLSYRPNNRQLGTFDFSMRTATQETEGDRAGSIRFFPDGSSTGGRISLSSGRSSHTVTVDWLTGHVRIVE; encoded by the coding sequence ATGTCGCGTTCTGAGGCGTCGCATGGCCCGATCGCGAACGGCTTCACCCTGCTCGAGATGCTCGTCGTCCTCGCCATCATGGCTCTCGTCGCGGCCCTGGCCCTGCCCGATCTCGGAAGGCTGGCACCGTCCCTGCGGCAGCGCGCCGCCGCAGGCGAGTTGGCCGCGGCGCTGCGCGATGCGCGCGGGCAGGCCATCCGGTCCAACGACGAAACGACGCTGACCCTGGACGTCGGATCCGGGACTTACACTCTCTCATACCGGCCGAACAATCGGCAGCTCGGCACCTTCGATTTCTCCATGCGGACAGCCACCCAGGAAACCGAGGGCGACCGCGCCGGAAGCATCCGCTTCTTTCCCGACGGCAGCTCGACCGGAGGTCGGATAAGCCTGTCTTCCGGCCGTTCGAGCCATACCGTCACCGTCGACTGGCTGACCGGCCATGTTCGGATTGTCGAGTAG
- a CDS encoding type II secretion system F family protein, with the protein MPNFRFKAVTAEGKVVEGDIDAPSRSAVIEHLRRQGSLAIRAEEGSARRSRPGLRGQRKGTKDLLPFTRELATLLRAEVPLDRALALVSELTDRPAFRDLTVRVLDRVRGGASFADALQAQGDVFPRVYVGMVRAGEAGGSLKTVLAQVAEMLARRQALEETVRQALQYPIFVLVTAFVSVILILTLIIPEFRTLFDAAGAALPLSTRIILWLSDFLRTWWLALGLGCCSAVLALSWAMRSPAFRRSRDALALRLPLVGGLIARIEAVRFSRTLGTLLVNGVSLLAALAMTIETIGNGAVAGKLAGVERHLKKGEGLAEPLSRAGVFPPMVIHLVRIGEESGQLEEMLGRIAEIYDEEVKRSIQRVLGLLVPVITVLLGIVVAGIIASVFSAILGSYNVAF; encoded by the coding sequence GTGCCGAACTTCCGCTTCAAGGCCGTCACGGCGGAGGGCAAGGTCGTCGAGGGCGATATCGACGCGCCGTCGCGGAGCGCCGTCATCGAGCATTTGCGCCGCCAGGGAAGCTTGGCGATCCGCGCCGAGGAAGGTTCCGCGCGCCGGTCCAGGCCAGGTCTTCGGGGGCAACGGAAGGGTACCAAGGATCTGCTGCCCTTTACCCGCGAACTGGCGACACTGCTGCGCGCCGAGGTCCCGCTCGACCGGGCGCTGGCGCTGGTCAGCGAACTGACCGACAGGCCGGCATTCCGGGACCTCACCGTCCGGGTGCTCGACAGGGTTCGCGGCGGGGCTTCGTTCGCGGACGCCCTCCAGGCGCAGGGCGACGTCTTTCCGCGCGTCTATGTCGGCATGGTTCGGGCCGGCGAGGCGGGCGGCAGCCTCAAGACCGTCCTGGCACAGGTCGCGGAGATGCTGGCGCGCCGCCAAGCGCTCGAGGAGACGGTCCGCCAAGCCCTCCAGTACCCGATCTTCGTCCTCGTCACGGCATTTGTTTCCGTGATCCTCATCCTCACCCTGATAATACCCGAGTTCCGCACCCTGTTCGACGCGGCGGGCGCGGCACTGCCGCTTTCCACCCGGATTATCCTGTGGCTGTCCGACTTCCTCAGGACCTGGTGGCTGGCCCTGGGACTGGGTTGCTGCTCGGCGGTCCTGGCGCTCAGCTGGGCGATGCGCAGCCCGGCATTCCGTCGGAGCCGCGACGCGCTGGCGCTGCGTCTTCCCCTGGTCGGCGGTCTGATCGCGAGGATCGAGGCGGTCCGGTTCAGCAGGACTTTGGGAACGCTGCTGGTCAACGGCGTCAGCCTGCTGGCAGCGCTCGCCATGACGATCGAGACGATCGGCAACGGCGCCGTTGCCGGGAAGCTCGCCGGGGTCGAGCGTCACCTCAAGAAAGGCGAGGGTTTGGCGGAGCCGCTGTCGCGCGCCGGCGTGTTCCCGCCGATGGTGATCCACCTGGTCCGGATCGGAGAGGAGAGCGGCCAGCTGGAAGAAATGCTGGGCCGCATCGCCGAGATCTACGACGAGGAGGTGAAGCGCTCGATCCAGCGTGTCCTGGGACTTCTGGTGCCTGTCATCACGGTCCTTCTCGGCATCGTGGTCGCCGGGATCATCGCCTCCGTTTTTTCCGCGATCCTGGGGTCGTACAATGTCGCGTTCTGA